One window of Klebsiella quasivariicola genomic DNA carries:
- the fhuF gene encoding siderophore-iron reductase FhuF, whose translation MAWRSLPLSDELIWRAPLPTAERALAESIREKIATLRPHLLDFLRLDEPAPRHALTLAEWSQPTALRSLLATYSDHIYRHQPTLPREQKPLLSLWAQWYIGLLVPPLMLALLNEPQGLSLAPEHFHVEFHESGRAACFWIDVHSDAGIERLSPQARMDILVTRTLQPVVEALEATGEINGKLIWSNTGYLINWYLGEMRALLGDEQLAALRQHCFFEKQLTDGQDNPLWRTVVLREGQLVRRTCCQRYRLPDVQQCGDCTLK comes from the coding sequence ATGGCCTGGCGTTCCCTTCCTCTCAGCGATGAACTCATTTGGCGGGCTCCCCTCCCGACGGCTGAGCGCGCCCTGGCGGAAAGTATTCGGGAAAAAATCGCGACCCTGCGTCCTCACCTGCTGGATTTTCTGCGCCTGGATGAACCGGCCCCCCGGCACGCGTTAACCCTTGCCGAGTGGTCGCAACCCACTGCGTTACGCTCCCTGCTGGCAACTTATTCCGATCATATCTACCGTCATCAACCGACGCTACCGCGGGAACAGAAGCCCCTGCTCTCGCTCTGGGCGCAATGGTATATCGGTTTGCTGGTCCCTCCCTTGATGCTGGCGCTGCTCAATGAGCCGCAGGGCCTCAGCCTGGCGCCAGAACATTTCCACGTCGAATTTCACGAAAGCGGCCGGGCCGCCTGTTTCTGGATTGATGTGCATAGCGATGCGGGAATTGAAAGGCTTTCCCCCCAGGCGCGGATGGATATTCTGGTCACGCGTACCCTGCAGCCGGTTGTTGAGGCGCTGGAAGCGACGGGTGAGATCAATGGCAAGCTTATCTGGAGCAATACGGGTTATTTGATTAACTGGTATCTTGGGGAAATGCGCGCGCTGCTGGGTGATGAACAGCTTGCCGCCCTACGCCAGCACTGCTTCTTTGAAAAACAGCTCACCGATGGCCAGGATAACCCGCTGTGGCGAACGGTGGTGCTGCGTGAAGGGCAGTTAGTCCGACGCACCTGCTGTCAGCGCTATCGCCTGCCGGATGTCCAACAGTGCGGCGACTGCACCCTAAAATAA
- a CDS encoding GGDEF domain-containing protein, translated as MTAQTWRAHYAQKYQYSLRLFLLLNFISSSLSLVSPLFTVVRFTLPCALIVACSGLMLLWHWKWPQAKINIPAISLLFGMLWAWHVVAKAMLLTPPHFNYLVIALLSILFIGTIAFSNNITAFTLHSLPTFLACLIMAEGEQWLRMTYCFMLPIAGITLQNIIQKRSDAFTQGLMDKLMQERNTLNDLSMLDPLTGLYNRRGLQNRLDTLLALDGDNHYVLLLDIDHFKAYNDHYGHMMGDQALIRVSAAIRNAVRSRDIVARFGGEEFMVLLTNSSKETAWQAAERIRQRVYDLKIPHMFNESVATNVTISIGLTPLIDDNIEQALARADGALYEAKNKGRNIILAS; from the coding sequence ATGACTGCACAAACCTGGCGAGCACACTACGCACAAAAATATCAATATTCTTTACGGCTTTTTTTACTGCTTAATTTCATTTCCTCCTCTCTGTCGCTGGTCAGCCCCCTATTTACGGTAGTTCGTTTTACGCTGCCCTGCGCCCTGATCGTGGCCTGTAGCGGGCTGATGCTGCTTTGGCACTGGAAATGGCCGCAAGCGAAAATAAATATTCCCGCTATCTCGTTGTTATTTGGCATGCTGTGGGCATGGCATGTGGTGGCAAAAGCAATGCTATTGACACCGCCGCATTTTAACTATCTGGTGATCGCCCTATTAAGCATTTTGTTTATCGGCACCATCGCTTTTTCCAATAATATCACTGCCTTTACCCTTCACTCTTTACCGACTTTCCTTGCCTGCCTGATAATGGCGGAAGGGGAACAATGGTTGCGCATGACCTACTGTTTTATGCTGCCTATTGCCGGCATTACCCTGCAAAATATTATCCAGAAGCGCAGCGATGCCTTTACACAGGGATTAATGGATAAACTGATGCAGGAACGCAATACGCTCAACGATCTCAGTATGCTGGATCCCCTGACCGGTCTGTATAATCGCCGCGGGCTGCAAAATCGCCTCGATACGCTGCTGGCGCTGGACGGCGATAACCACTATGTGCTGCTTCTCGATATCGATCACTTTAAAGCCTATAACGACCACTATGGCCATATGATGGGTGACCAGGCACTGATTCGCGTCTCTGCCGCCATTCGCAACGCCGTGCGCTCACGCGATATTGTCGCTCGCTTTGGCGGAGAGGAGTTTATGGTGTTACTGACCAACAGCAGTAAAGAAACCGCCTGGCAGGCTGCCGAACGCATTCGTCAGCGAGTCTACGATTTGAAGATCCCCCATATGTTTAATGAAAGCGTCGCGACCAACGTCACCATCAGCATTGGCCTGACGCCATTAATTGATGACAACATTGAGCAAGCGCTGGCGCGAGCCGATGGGGCACTCTATGAGGCCAAAAATAAAGGCCGTAACATTATTCTTGCCAGCTAA